The following are encoded together in the Pseudomonas xantholysinigenes genome:
- the rpmJ gene encoding 50S ribosomal protein L36 translates to MKVRASVKKLCRNCKIIRREGIVRVICSAEPRHKQRQG, encoded by the coding sequence ATGAAAGTTCGTGCATCGGTGAAAAAGCTGTGCCGCAACTGCAAGATCATTCGTCGCGAAGGTATCGTGCGCGTGATCTGCAGCGCGGAACCGCGTCACAAGCAGCGCCAAGGCTGA
- the rpsM gene encoding 30S ribosomal protein S13 translates to MARIAGVNIPDNKHTVISLTYIYGVGRTTAQKICADAGVNPAAKIKDLSDEQIETLRGEVAKFTTEGDLRRDINMKIKRLMDLGCYRGLRHRKGLPVRGQRTKTNARTRKGPRKPIRK, encoded by the coding sequence ATGGCCCGTATTGCAGGCGTCAACATTCCAGATAACAAGCATACTGTTATCTCGCTGACCTACATCTATGGTGTCGGTCGCACAACTGCGCAGAAAATCTGTGCAGACGCTGGTGTCAACCCAGCCGCAAAGATCAAGGATCTGAGCGACGAGCAAATCGAAACCCTGCGTGGCGAAGTCGCGAAGTTCACCACCGAAGGTGACCTGCGTCGTGACATCAACATGAAGATCAAGCGCTTGATGGACCTGGGTTGCTACCGCGGCCTGCGTCATCGTAAAGGTCTGCCGGTTCGCGGTCAGCGCACCAAGACCAACGCACGCACCCGTAAGGGCCCGCGTAAGCCGATCCGCAAGTAA
- the rpsK gene encoding 30S ribosomal protein S11, translating to MAKPAARPRKKVKKTVVDGIAHIHASFNNTIVTITDRQGNALSWATSGGSGFRGSRKSTPFAAQIAAERAGQAALEYGLKNLDVNVKGPGPGRESAVRALNSCGYKIASITDVTPIPHNGCRPPKKRRV from the coding sequence ATGGCAAAACCTGCTGCTCGTCCTCGTAAAAAAGTCAAAAAGACAGTGGTTGATGGCATCGCCCACATCCATGCGTCTTTCAACAACACCATCGTGACCATCACCGACCGTCAGGGCAACGCACTGTCCTGGGCTACTTCCGGTGGTTCGGGTTTCCGTGGTTCGCGCAAATCCACCCCGTTCGCAGCCCAGATCGCTGCTGAGCGTGCTGGTCAAGCTGCGCTGGAATATGGTCTGAAGAACCTCGACGTCAACGTCAAGGGTCCAGGTCCAGGTCGTGAATCCGCCGTTCGTGCTCTGAACAGCTGCGGCTACAAGATCGCCAGCATCACCGACGTGACGCCAATCCCGCATAACGGGTGCCGTCCGCCGAAGAAGCGTCGCGTGTAA
- the rpsD gene encoding 30S ribosomal protein S4 — MARYIGPKCKLSRREGTDLFLKSGVRALESKCNIEAAPGIHGQRRGRQSDYGTQLREKQKVRRIYGVLERQFRGYYQAAASKKGATGENLLQMLECRLDNVVYRMGFGSTRSESRQLVSHKAISVNGKTVNIPSYQVRPGDVVAVREKSLNQLRIVQALELCAQRGRVEWVDVDAAKKSGVFKNVPARSDLSADINENLIVELYSK; from the coding sequence ATGGCACGTTACATTGGTCCAAAATGCAAACTGTCTCGCCGTGAAGGCACTGACCTGTTCCTGAAGAGCGGCGTTCGCGCTCTGGAATCGAAGTGCAACATCGAAGCAGCCCCAGGTATCCACGGCCAGCGCCGTGGCCGTCAGTCCGACTACGGTACCCAGCTGCGCGAGAAACAAAAAGTCCGTCGTATCTACGGTGTACTGGAGCGTCAATTCCGCGGTTACTACCAAGCGGCTGCCTCGAAGAAAGGCGCCACCGGTGAGAACCTGCTGCAGATGCTCGAGTGCCGTCTGGACAACGTCGTTTACCGCATGGGCTTCGGTTCTACCCGTTCCGAGTCCCGTCAGCTGGTTTCGCACAAAGCGATCAGCGTGAACGGCAAGACCGTAAACATTCCATCCTACCAAGTTCGTCCGGGTGACGTGGTCGCAGTTCGCGAGAAGTCGCTGAACCAGCTGCGCATTGTTCAAGCCCTTGAACTGTGCGCCCAGCGTGGCCGCGTTGAGTGGGTTGATGTGGATGCTGCTAAAAAGTCGGGCGTTTTCAAGAACGTTCCTGCTCGCAGCGACCTGTCCGCCGACATCAACGAAAACCTGATTGTCGAGCTCTACTCCAAGTAA
- a CDS encoding DNA-directed RNA polymerase subunit alpha, translating into MQISVNEFLTPRHIDVQVVSPTRAKITLEPLERGFGHTLGNALRRILLSSMPGCAVVEAEIDGVLHEYSAIEGVQEDVIEILLNLKGLAIKLHGRDEVTLTLSKKGSGVVTAADIQLDHDVEIVNPDHVIANLASNGALNMKLTVARGRGYEPADSRQTDEDESRSIGRLQLDASFSPVRRIAYVVENARVEQRTNLDKLVIDLETNGTLDPEEAIRRAATILQQQLAAFVDLKGDSEPVVVEQEDEIDPILLRPVDDLELTVRSANCLKAENIYYIGDLIQRTEVELLKTPNLGKKSLTEIKDVLASRGLSLGMRLDNWPPASLKKDDKATA; encoded by the coding sequence ATGCAGATTTCGGTAAATGAGTTTCTGACACCCCGTCACATCGACGTGCAGGTTGTCAGTCCAACCCGCGCCAAGATCACGCTCGAGCCTCTCGAGCGTGGCTTCGGCCATACCCTGGGCAACGCGCTGCGCCGCATCCTGTTGTCCTCCATGCCTGGCTGTGCAGTAGTCGAGGCCGAGATCGATGGCGTACTCCATGAGTACTCCGCGATCGAAGGTGTACAGGAAGACGTCATTGAAATCCTGTTGAACCTGAAAGGCCTGGCTATCAAGCTGCACGGTCGTGACGAAGTTACGCTGACCTTGTCGAAAAAGGGTTCGGGGGTGGTTACCGCTGCCGATATTCAGCTGGATCACGATGTCGAGATCGTCAACCCCGATCACGTAATCGCGAACCTGGCGTCCAACGGCGCCCTGAACATGAAGCTCACCGTAGCTCGTGGTCGCGGTTACGAGCCGGCCGACTCCCGTCAGACCGACGAAGACGAAAGCCGCAGCATTGGCCGTCTCCAGCTGGACGCTTCGTTCAGCCCGGTGCGTCGTATCGCCTACGTGGTCGAGAACGCCCGTGTTGAACAGCGTACCAACCTGGACAAGCTGGTCATCGATCTGGAAACCAACGGCACCCTGGACCCTGAAGAGGCTATCCGCCGCGCCGCGACCATCCTGCAACAGCAGCTGGCCGCGTTCGTCGACCTCAAAGGTGACAGCGAGCCGGTCGTGGTCGAGCAGGAAGACGAGATCGATCCGATCCTGCTGCGCCCGGTTGACGACCTGGAACTGACCGTACGTTCGGCCAACTGCCTCAAGGCGGAGAACATCTACTACATCGGCGACCTGATTCAGCGTACCGAAGTAGAGCTGTTGAAGACTCCTAACCTGGGCAAGAAGTCCCTGACCGAAATCAAGGACGTCCTGGCCTCCCGTGGTCTGTCTCTCGGCATGCGCCTCGACAACTGGCCGCCTGCAAGTCTTAAGAAAGACGACAAGGCGACTGCCTGA